The genomic DNA AGGAAGAAACATGGCAATTTTACATATAACAAAAGAAAATTTTGAAAAAGAGGTATTACAATCTAAAGAGCCTGTAGTTGTAGATTTCTGGGCAGCATGGTGTGGACCTTGTAAAGCTTTAGCACCTATATTAGAAGAGGTAGATGCTGAATTAGCTGGAACAGTAAAAGTAGCAAAAATCAATATCGATGAAGAGGAAGAGTTAGCAGCTCAATTCAGAGTAATGAGTATTCCTACACTTTTACTATTCAAAGATGGAGAGGTAGTAAATAAAACTGTAGGACTTGCTCCAAAAGAAGAAGTAATTGCTTTTGCAAAATATTAATTAAAAAACATATTAAATTTAGGAGAATCAAGAGATTGTTGTAATTGATAGTTACAATAGTCTCTTGATTTTTTGTATAAAAAATTTTATGAAATAGGTATTAAAGATAAAATTGTAATATATAAAAGAGGATTTTTGTGGTATAATCTAAAAAGTATAGTTATTAGATATAAGGAGATAAGATGGATATAAGAACCATAGAGAGAAATGATAAATGGGGATATATGTTCTATATAAAATATGATGGAACTAAATTTCACTCTTTTGATGAGATGAGTGGAAAAAGAAGTGTTAAAGGAAGATTTAAAGAGATTATGAATGAATTAGGTTTCACTTGGGCAAAGGGAATACAGCAAGGTGGAAGAACAGATGCCAAGGTTAGTGCCACAGAGAATATTTTATATGTAAGTAGCAAATTTGATGGAGATAGAAAAAAGTTACAGGAGAGATTTAACTTTTTATCTGATGATAGTTTGAAGATAACAATGATAAAGAAAACTATTCCAAATTTAGTATTTCCTGAAATGATAGCAAGAAGAGAGTATATATATGAATATCCTAAAAAAAGAGTAAAGAATAGTTTAGAAGAGATTGAAAAATATTGTAAAGAGCTTTCAGGAAAGTATGATGTAAGTGAGTTTACTGATAAAAAAGGTTTAGAATTAAAAGAGCATATAAGAGAGGTAGAGATAAAATTCCAAAATGGAAAATTATTTTTTTCAGGAAACTCTTTTATGCCAAAACAAGTGAGAATAATGTCTGGATATATTCTTACTGGAAAAAAGGAAGCTTTAGAGGGAAAATATCTGACTTTATCTAAAATTGTTTTAAGTGAAGAGTTAAAAGCTAGTATATTTGAACAGATTGATGATATCAAAGTTGAGGGAGTAGAGAGAGTAGAGGCTAATCCTGAGAGAACTTTATACATATTCTATACTTCTAAAGATAAAAAAGGTGAATTGATAGGAAAGAATGGTAAAAATATAAAAGCCTTAAAGAAAATTTATGGGGATATAGTGGTAAAAGAGATATGTTAGCTAGAATAAGACAGGGGCTCACTTTTCTTTTTGGAAGATATAAAGAGGAGTGGAATAAAGAGATTAAGCAAGTTTTAGATGAGAGAGAGTTTGCTGTATTTAATGAGATGAGTGAGTATGATAGGATACACTCATATAGATTGTATAAACTTGTATTAGAAGATGAGCTTTTAGGAAAAGAGGAGATATACAAAAAATTAGCTCTATTACATGATTGTGGAAAGTACCATGCATCTCTATATAGAAGGGTAAAAAAAGTTTTAATAGGAGAGAAAACTTTAAATAATCATAGTGAAATCTCATACAATAAATTAAAGGATATCAATTTGGATTTGGCTAGGCTAGCAGGAGAGCACCACTTCTATTCAGATGATATTTATATGCAGAGATTTCAAGAATTAGACGATAAATAAATTTAAGATAGAAAGAGGAGAAAATGAGAGTAAATTTAGATAAGTATTTATTAAAAGTAGAAAAGCCAGCACAATATTTAGGAAATGAGATAAATAGTATTCATAAAGATGAGTATAAAGCTAGAATGTGTCTATTTTTCCCAGATATCTATGAAGTAGGAATGTCTAACTTAGGAATTAGAATATTATATAGCCTTATGAATAGAGTAGAAGGGTTTTCTTTGGAGAGAGGATTTGCTCCAATGGAGGACATGGAAAAATTGATGAGAGAGAATGGGATACCAATGTTTTCACTAGAGAGTAAAACACCACTTAAAGAGTTTGATGTAGTAGGATTTTCTCTTTCTTATGAGATGTGTTATCCAAATGTTTTAAATGCTCTTGACCTTGCTGGAATACCAGTGAGAAGAGAGGATAGAGGAGAGGAGTATCCTCTTGTAATGGCAGGGGGAACATGTATGATGAACCCAACACCTATGGAAAGATTTTTAGATTTTATTGTTATCGGTGATGGAGAAGAGGTAATGGTAGAGATTGCCAAAATCTTAGTAGCTCATAAAGATAAGAGTAAAATGGAAAAATTACAATTAATAGAAAGCCTAGATGGTGTTTATGTTCCTGCACTTCATAAAGGAAAAAAGAGAGTTAGAAGAGCTATTGTTTCTGACTTAAATAATACAGAGTATTATGAAGACCAAATAGTACCATATATAAATATAGTTCATGATAGAGCAACCGTTGAGATTCAAAGAGGATGTTCAAGAGGTTGTAGATTCTGTCAAGCTGGAATAGTGTATAGACCAGTTAGAGAGAGAAGTTTAGAAAAGAATCTTGAGTTAATAGAGAAGATGATAAAAAATACAGGATATGGAGAGGTATCTCTATCATCATTAAGTAGTAGTGATTACAGCAAGATAGATGAACTTATAAAAGGGGTAAAAAGTAAAGATTTCCATAGAAATTTAGGGGTGTC from Candidatus Fusobacterium pullicola includes the following:
- the trxA gene encoding thioredoxin; translated protein: MAILHITKENFEKEVLQSKEPVVVDFWAAWCGPCKALAPILEEVDAELAGTVKVAKINIDEEEELAAQFRVMSIPTLLLFKDGEVVNKTVGLAPKEEVIAFAKY
- a CDS encoding pseudouridylate synthase; this encodes MDIRTIERNDKWGYMFYIKYDGTKFHSFDEMSGKRSVKGRFKEIMNELGFTWAKGIQQGGRTDAKVSATENILYVSSKFDGDRKKLQERFNFLSDDSLKITMIKKTIPNLVFPEMIARREYIYEYPKKRVKNSLEEIEKYCKELSGKYDVSEFTDKKGLELKEHIREVEIKFQNGKLFFSGNSFMPKQVRIMSGYILTGKKEALEGKYLTLSKIVLSEELKASIFEQIDDIKVEGVERVEANPERTLYIFYTSKDKKGELIGKNGKNIKALKKIYGDIVVKEIC
- a CDS encoding HD domain-containing protein, which gives rise to MLARIRQGLTFLFGRYKEEWNKEIKQVLDEREFAVFNEMSEYDRIHSYRLYKLVLEDELLGKEEIYKKLALLHDCGKYHASLYRRVKKVLIGEKTLNNHSEISYNKLKDINLDLARLAGEHHFYSDDIYMQRFQELDDK
- a CDS encoding TIGR03960 family B12-binding radical SAM protein, which gives rise to MRVNLDKYLLKVEKPAQYLGNEINSIHKDEYKARMCLFFPDIYEVGMSNLGIRILYSLMNRVEGFSLERGFAPMEDMEKLMRENGIPMFSLESKTPLKEFDVVGFSLSYEMCYPNVLNALDLAGIPVRREDRGEEYPLVMAGGTCMMNPTPMERFLDFIVIGDGEEVMVEIAKILVAHKDKSKMEKLQLIESLDGVYVPALHKGKKRVRRAIVSDLNNTEYYEDQIVPYINIVHDRATVEIQRGCSRGCRFCQAGIVYRPVRERSLEKNLELIEKMIKNTGYGEVSLSSLSSSDYSKIDELIKGVKSKDFHRNLGVSLPSLRMNTHSVEVAEDISGGKRTGFTFAPEAGSQRMRDIINKGVNEEDVLETAEAAVKGGWETLKFYFMIGLPFETDEDVKGIYDLAKKVVDRCRPINKRLNVTVSVSNFVPKPHTPFQWTEQMDFAEMKRKHALLRDLFKGQKNCNLKIHDMKKSYLEGFISRGDEKTGELIELAWKGGAKLDDYKDNFNIWKRAMEEVGMGENEYLRARELDEELPWDMVDISVDKDFLKRELKQAENVALTPECRTKCSNCGIRKRFPNCMVIAK